TAGTGCGATCATGATAGCAGCACTCGGCGCAGTCATGGATGTAGCAGTTTCTATTGTTTCCGCTGCTAGAGAACTTAAACTGCAAAATCCTGATATAAAATTCTTGGCACTTTTCTCCAGCTTGACCCGTATAGGACGAGACATGATCGGTACGATGGTCAACACACTCATCTTCGCATATGCCGGTTCTGAGTTAGGGCTCCTGGTGTATTTATACAGTTCTGGAGAGAATACCGCTTTTAAGTACATTACAGGAGAGTTTTTTGTGGGAGATGTAGTTAGAGCACTTTCAGCTTCAGCTGGCCTCATTCTGACGATACCTTTAACAGCTCTCATGGCAAGCCTTTTTTATGCAAAACACAAAGGCGTAGGCCGTGAAAAGTTTAAACACGTAGATTAGCCGTTCTACACGGTGGTACCCGAAAATACACACGAGTATTTCTGAAGAGTCCAATAAGAATTGTTCTGCTTTTTTCTTAGAGCAAGTACATTGTCGACATTGTTATACTATTTCACAACGCATACGACGGGAGCATGATCTGAAGGCTTCGGGTTACGTCTCTTCCTTATCTCTTCAACCACGTAGACATCCTCAATTGAGGGCATAAGTGTTTCACTAGAAAACACATAGTCGATACGCATACCCTGGTTTTTCCACATCCTACCTTGCCTGTAATCCCACCACGTAAATTGTACTTTTTCTGGATAAATCGCCCTAAAGACATCAACAAAGCCCACTGACAAAAGAGCTTTTAAGGCTTCCCTTTCTTCAGGAAAAGTTCCTACTGTATCTTTCAAGAGAATGGGGTCCCATACATCATTATCCTTCAGAGCAATATTAAAATCCCCTACAATTAGAACCTTCGGATATCTGCGTAAAAGCTCTTCCATACGCTTTGAGAACGCTTTGTACCACTGGATTTTTTGGAAAAACCTGGGGGAGCCACGAAGGTCACCATGGGGTGCGTAAACATTCACTATTAAGGTGTCGCCTAAAACTAGACCCAACGTTCGGCTTTCTACCTCTTCAAGAACAACCACAGGGACGCCTTCCTTGCGGGAACAAATAGATACTCCGTTGTAAGCCTTTTGTCCATTAACATAGCACTGATAATCCTTGAAAAAATCGTACGGGAAGAGGTCGTTTTCGCACTTTATCTCCTGCAAGCACAACACATCAGGAGCTTCCATCTGCATAAGCTCCGAGATAGAATCTAGACGCGCTCTTATACCATTTACATTAAAAGTGGCAACCTTCATACCTTCATACAAGTACTCTGGGTACTCTTGGATTAATGCTTGTCAAAACCTCATAGGGAATAGTCCCAACAAGCTGCGCCATCTCATCGGCCCAAAAATGCCCTCCTTCCCACTCCCCCATGAGAACAATCTCATCACCTACTGTAACATTCTTCGGAGCTTCAAACATTGTAAAATCCATTGTCACTGTCCCTATCTGCTGAAGGTTACCAGCTTTCGAACCGGCAATTGCCTTATTGCTTAGTTTTCTGTTATATCCATCGCCGTAGCCCACAGGAACAGTAACAACGTGAGTGGGCTCTGTTGCTCTCCAAGTCCAACCGTACGAGAGTCCTTCACCAGGTTCCAAGATATGCTCGTGAATGACACGAGCCTTTAGAGATAGCACAGGTTTTAAACCAGGATAACCATAGCCGTAAAGCGATATGCCAGGTCTGAAATGAGTGGCATAAGGAAACTTAGCGTTATAAAGTGATGCAGAATTGGACAAATGCACCATCAATCCCTCTGGTGCAATACTTAAAACCTCTCTAAACCTTTCTTCTTCGGTAGCCAACGCCTGCGAATCGGACAGCCCGTTTGATAGATGCGAACAAATGCCTTCCAACCTATTGCCAACCACCTTACATATTTCTCTTATCGTATTTGTCTCATACCACGGTACACCTTCACGGTGCATCCCAACGTCCACAAAAAGATGAAACTTAATAGGCAATTCCAGTAATCCGTCGCTAAGCCATTTTGAATCTGTTATGCAGAATCTAATACCTCTCTTCTCATATTCAGAGCACATGTTGGACAGAGGTGGATCGTCTAACACTAATATCCATTCTGCTCCAAACTCGGACAACATGAGTGCATCTTTTGCATAAACCACTGCAAACTTTGTTATACCATTTTTCAAAAGCTCTGGAACAACAACAGCAGCATCATGACCGTAAGCGTCGTCCTTGACCACCGCAATTGGTTCCAAGTCAGGTAGTTTTTGCCTTATGAGCTCCACATTGTTCTTCAAGTTCATTCTGGATACTTCAGCCCATTTATTCCACACTTCTAAATCCTCCTTCATTGACCAAACAAGAATTACAAAAAGTAGCGTTTCAAGAAATGCGTAAACTGTGTAGCTAAATAAGGATCAAACTGTGTACCGCTGCACCTTAGAATCTCTTCGATAGATTCTTGAATATTCTTACCTTTACGGTAAGGTCTATCAGTACTCATAGCGTCGAAGGAATCAGCGAGGGACAAGATCCTACCTTCCAATGGAATCTCTTCTCCCATAAGACCTTTGGGATATCCTTTACCGTCCCACCGTTCATGATGTGATTCTACCCACTTGGCGTATTTTCTAAGGGTTTCACTACCTTCCAAAATTTCTTCAGAAAACACGGGGTGTTTCTTCATCTCGGCGTATTCCTCAGGCGTCAAACTCCCCGGTTTCTTCAAAACAAAGTCAGGTATGCCCACCTTCCCAATATCGTGCAGGATACCAGCCCAGTAAATATCTTCGGAGGTGCTTCCTGTGTAACCAATAAAAGAAGCAAAATCAGAAGCTATCTTTGCTACCCTTTCAGAATGACCAGCCGTGTATGGATCCCTGTATTCCAAAGCCTTCACCAAAATGAGAATAATCTCCTTTAAGAACCTGTTTGCTGTTCGTTCGTGAACTTTCAAAGCTGTAAACGCACTAGCTAAACTGGTTAAAGATTCAAATAACTCAATGGATTGTTCATTGAAATCTACTTCCTCAAAACTATCGACAAAAACTGAACCATACCACTGCTTATTCACAATTAAGGGCGCAGCCAAAGATACTACAATGGGCGAAGGTCTAGCACTGCTAAATACTGCAGCAATCTCTGGGGGCATAGCACTGTCTCGAAGTTCTCTAACCACCTCCACTCCCTGAGGTCTGTAGACCCATTCAGGTCTAAGGTCCAGAGTGCTTAACAAGGAGCTATAGCCCCTGATTGCTCGGAACCGCACATAACCATCATCATCTCTTACCAATATCGAACCAGCTTGAGCCTCAGGAACCAGAGACAAAGCCAATTCCAGAAGGTAACTGTAAAAAGACTCGTCCTCAACATCTGGTCGCAGCTGCCCCATAAGTCCTAAAAGGCTTTTTTCTTTGGCTCTCATATCTTCCAGTTCTTTGTTCGCGTTCAAGATTTCCTCATAAGACGCCAAAAGCTGTTGATTTTCTGCAGCCAGCTGCTCATACGCAGCTGCAAGTTCTCTTCTGTTGGATCGAAGCATTTTTAATACCCAATAGAAAACTAAAGCAACAACAATGGCACCAATAGCAGCTCCTATGGCAATATTCCGTACCAACGTATTAACGAAAGCTGGGCTGAGCTCGTTTTTTCCAAGCCAGCGTTCTACAAGCTGATCGTATACTCCAGAAACTTGGAGCTGCCTAATCGCATCGTTCAGCCGAACGCGAAGGATACTGTTTTTTTCGCTAACGCCAATGGCATACTGGGCTAACTGAACCTTTTCCGGCAGAAGTATGGTGTCACTAATCTCAAGCTTCTCGGTTAAGTAGCCATAAGACTGCTCTACCATGAAAGCACCGTCAACTTGTCCGCTTTCAAGTGCTTCTAAGACTTCTTCATGACTCGCAAGCGACACGACATTTTTAAACCCATTGGAAATCAAGTACGACTCAAGTGCACTCCCTCCAACCACTGCCACCGATTTTTGTTTCAAGTCATCTAGTTTGAGGTTGGATCCCTTCCTTACAGCCATCACATAATACGGATAGAAGTAAGGATCAGTTGGCACCAAGGAGTTACCTGCACCTTCGTAGAATCCCATAACAAGTACAGCATCTGCTCTTCCATCTTTCACTGCTTCAATCGCTTCGCTCTGATACGAGGTAGGTAGAAAATCCACCTTTTCGTTTAGCACCTTTCCAATTTCTTTGGCCAGATCCACCGCAAATCCCTTTAGTTCTTTGCCTTCAACATACACAAAAGGTGGATTGTTGGCGTGCACAGAGAAAACAATATCCGCTTTTGCCTGCAACGGCAAAAGGAGTAGAAAGACTAATAAGACGCAGATTTTTTTAAACGTATGTTGCACCTTTACATTTTACAGCGATAATATAGAAATATGCATGATAAGAATATGAAAGAGCTTGCTTACTTCGGGGAACAATTGGTTAAAGCCACCCGTCAAAGTGCAGGATTTGACGTTCCTTTAGCACAGGAGGAATACATTCCAGCACGCGGCATCGTAGTAGCCTCCACAGGGTTAAGAGTAGCATTGCCAGAGGGCTCTTTTGGACTAGTTGTACCGCGCTCAAGTACTCCCATAAGATGGGGCATTACCTTAGCTAACTCCCCTGGAATCATAGACGAGGATTATAGGGGAGAAATAAAACTCATACTCCTCAACCTTAAAGACGAAGACGTGAAAATACCCAAAGGAACAAAGATTGCACAGCTCATAGTACTGCCTTTTATGAACTTAGAGCCCACACCATTTCAGGGAACACTAGAAGAATTTGAACAGTCTTCAGAACGAGGGACTAGAGGGCTTGGAAGCTCAGGAGTTTAACCTAGATGGCATGCATTGAAATACCTTAAAACAGGACCAGCTAAGTAGAAAGAGCCTGCTACTAAAGTCGGCGTTGGTTCCTCTAAAGCTTCGTAAAGATTAGGCAGCGTAGGTATTCCAGGCAACTCAGTTAAAGCGCGGTCAGAAAACGGTGGGTAGTAAAAGATCTGACCACCAAGCCTTTTCAAATAACTCAACGCCACTTCATGGTCTTTCCCCTTAACCAAACCCAGAATGATACGCATTGGGTTTACTCCAAGATCGTTGATCGTTTCAACCAGACTCTTGAAAGCAGGTGCATTATGCCCACCGTCAACAATGAGAAGTGGATCTTTCCTGACTACTTGTATCCGTGCAGGCAACACAACATCACTCAATAATGAAAACTCAGGTTCTTTACCGGTAGCTGCTCTATAAGCTTCTCCAGCGAGCAGGGCGTTCCATATTTGATGCAAACCAAGCATCCGTGTCCGAACTGTCCCCATTCCAGTCACGTATGCTTGTGTGCCATCCAGCGTAATTTGAGAATCTTCAATGCCGTATTTTGCCTGAACCACAACGTCAGCATCCACACCTGGCAAAGGTTCCAACGAGATTACTGGACCTGATAGACTATTGAGAAGTTCCCTTAAGTAGAAATCATAATCAGGAAACAGGTCAAAGTGATCCATACCTAAGGCTGTTACCACACTTATATCGTGTTTTTTTACGTTTGTTGCGTCGTGCTGTGATTCAATACCTGTTTCAACCACGGCCCACTCTTTTTTCGCCTTTTCGAAAGCCAAGTAAGCCGCACCAGTAAGCACTTCAAACGGGGTCAGTTCCACATTAAGATCTTTAGCCACGGAGAGAACTTGCTGCTTGAAACTGCTTAGGTCTGCTTGCTTTCCGTCGATCATAACCATCTCCGCCGACGTACAAACAAAGGGAGACAAGAAAAGACCTACATTATTGTTAAAAAGCGCTGCAACCATGGCGGCTACTGAACCTTTTCCAGAAGAACCTGTAACATATATGGTTTTTACTTTTTCGTGGGGATTGCCCAGAGCCCCTAAAACTCTCCGCAAATTTTCGTTCTTAAAACTTGTTGGCATGCGCGTGGTTAAGTCGTCGAGTAGTTCACAAGCGTTTTTCTTAAGTACTGGATGAGACCACTCAGGAAAAAACTGACAGAGAAGCTTCAAAAGAAAATCTCTGTTGTGAAGATCAGGATGAGGCACAGTCAAAACTTCGCTGTGCAAAACAAGATTATCATAGGTTAATATGTCGAGGTCTATTATGCGAGGCCCCCAGCGAATTTCTCTTGTTCTACCAAGCTTTTTCTCCACATCCAAGAGCGCCCTCAAGAGTTCTTCAGGCGTCAGTCCTGTATCACCTTTTCCTACAGCGTTCAGAAAAGTAGGCTGATCAACTTTGCCATATGGTGCTGTCTCTACCATCGGTGTTATGAACTGCCAACTTATAAATTCAGAGGTTAAATCAATTGCATTTCTTATGTGAGAAGCTCTATCCCCTAAGTTAGAACCAAAAGAAACATAAACGGTTGCCATGACGGTTAAATTCCTTCTCTTATAGCCTCGACAGCCTTGACGGCATCCACATTAGGCTTTGTATCATGGACACGAACGATGTGGACGCCTTTCCACGTCAGGTAGGAGGTCCAAGCTACAGTTCCGAAAAGCCTTTCCTCAGCAGGTACTCCTCCAAGGATTTTACCCATTGTACTTTTCCGGCTGTGTCCCACAAGCACTGGAAAACCCAGTGTGAATAGCTCCTCGATGCGACGCAAAACTTCTAAGTTATGTTCAGGCAACTTTGCAAACCCAATGCCTGGGTCAAGGATTATTTGATTTTCCTTAATCCCCTTACTCAGCGCGTATTCAACCCGTTCAACAAAATACGTATGTAATTCCTTCATCAGATCATCGTAAGAAGCGTACTCCTGCATAGTAGCTGGAGTCCCTCTCATGTGCATTATTACCACCGGCACACCGTAATCAGCAATGACGTTGGCCATTTCTTTGTCAAACTGCAACCCGTAAATGTCATTGATTAGGTCTGCACCGTTCTCCAAAGCTTGTTTTGCTACTTCTGCACGGTACGTATCAACAGAAATGAAAAGCTTCACGCGTTCTCGTACTTGACGGAGCAACGGGATTACACGTCTTAGCTCCTCATCTTCGCCAATCTCTGCAGCACCAGGTCTTGTGCTTGCTCCTCCTATGTCAATGAAAGCCGCCCCATTTTCCTCAGCATCTACGGCGCGCTCCAGTCCTGTGTGAAGATCCACTCGAGAACCAGGGAAGAAAGAGTCAGGTGTAGCGTTCAATATGGTCATTACTTTAGTTCTTCTAAGCTCTAGAGTCCCATTTGGCATTGTCAAAACAAAAGTCCTAGCCTCTCTGTCCTCGAGGACAGACTTAATTTCGTCGGCAATTTGATTAAGACCCCAGTATGGCATCCTTCTAAGTTTGTCAACTAGGCATTTGAGCTGCCGCACATTTGCCAATATGAGCACCGAAGATTTTTCAACCTTTCCAGTGATGACATGTTTATGGACAGCGGCATCAGCTCCACAGGAAAGACACTCTTGTTTTATCACCGAAGCCGCTGGATAATACACTTCGTCAATCCACACTCGAAGGTGACTATCTTTATCAAGGAAGATGCCATAGCTGGCAGGATCGCTGCCAATCTGATTTAAGAGCTCCCTAAGGTCAACATCCTTGGAAATCAATCGAACCATGGCTACTATTATATACAAGACCGCTGATAAAATAAGAACATATGGTGATCAATTTTCTAGGTAGGATTTTGGATTTTTTCGGTTTCAAACGCAAAGCCATGGCACTTTTCTCATGGGATCCAGGTAATGATTACACTAGCTTCTGGGGAGCGATTTACCTTGTTTTGAACAATCGGTCCGACTTGGCAATGGAAATATTGGAAAAGAAAGTCCAGAGGAACAACTATTACAGATGCAAGAGGCTTTTAGCCACACTATATCTAAGAGAAAACCCAAAAAAGGCAGAAGCTTTATACCAAAGACCGTCAAATATGTGGGAAGAAATTTACTTAGGAGATATTAGATATTACTTTCTAAATGATGTTGGCGGTGCTCTGGATGCATGGCAAAGCGCTTTTGAAAAAGTAGATTGGAATACTGCCCGAGAATGGGACAACCCAGCGAGGAATCTTCTTAAACGACTGTACATGGTAACGAAAGACGCAGAATTCTTAGAAAAATGGGCTGAGCTGGATGTGGATAATTTTAGGCAATCACAAATGGCCGACTACATAAAACTTCTTTACAAGAAGGGCGAAAAAGAAAGAGCTCAAGAAACGCTCAACGTGTGCATGTATCTGTACCGAGAAGATCCTATTTTGACCAGAGTAGCCGAAGAACTGAACTTAGAAGTTCCTTACTACAAAAAGAAGAAACCTCAGGTAGAAAACGCCGTTAGAAAACCATTAAACGCAGGGCTTCTAAAAGAAGATACTGACCCTGAAACCTTAATAAAGGCTATCCATGAGCTTCATCCAGATGCGATTATTACATTGGCTTCTTCAGTTCTGACTATTATGCAAGGAACCCTCCTTTGGGCAGGCACGTTTAAACCTTGCTGGCTTGCACGAACTCTGGGCCCATTTACGGAGCACGCGAAAGGTCCATTGATCCACTTCTATACATATCCCATAGTTGCCGATTGGAAATTGCAAGCATATTTGGAGCTCAGTGGTACCATTCCTGTACTGTTTGGCACCTTGATAGCTGCTATTGGAAAGCTTTTCGGGCAATCTGGATGGTTTTACAGAGTCATAGGACCAGTAGCCAAAGCAGTAGACAGCGACAAAATAGCACCTTACGATAGCTGCTTGGTACCTGGCCCATTGAATGCAAAGGTCTTCACATCGCAGCTATGTAGCCAAAACATACCTTTTGCCATTGTTGATGTTAACTCAGTATTCGGAGCTGAAGTAGTAGAATGCTGCAAAGGGTTAGACAAAAGATGGATTGAAGGTGCCTTATCGGACAACCCTGCGGGTAACGATGAATCCATGACCCCCGTAGTACTGCTCTGGCAGAAAGACCACGTAGAGGAATTGGAACATGAAAGCTTTTAGGGCCATTGTAAGAGGTTATGTACAAGGGGTTGGTTTTAGATACTCTGCCGTAAGAATGGCCGATAAAATCGGCAACATAACAGGTTATATAAGAAATTTACCCAATGGCACTATTGAAGTAGTCGCAGAGGGGCCAGAAGAAGAACTCAAGGAGTTTCTAAACTGGTTACACCACGGACCAAGCAGTGCTATTGTAGAACGTGTGGACGTTGAATACCAACCTTATACAGGGCAATACAAAAGTTTTATAGTGAAATTTTAATATGTGGGAGGGGTGTATGTGAACGGTAATCTTATGATTCTCGTAAGTTTGTTAGTTGGATTAGCGTTTGGCTTATTGTTAGGGTTTTTGATTTGGAAACAAAGAGTACCGAAAGACATTTCCACTTATTTCAACTACCTTGGTAATCTGGATTTAACTCTGCACAAGCCAGTAACTACCACGTTTTGGAGTCGTTTCTTGGACTCCCTTGACAAACTAGTCCAAAAAATCAGATTGTTTGTGAGAGATACATTCTTCGCCTTCAGAGATGCCACGTCCAACGTTCACCAGGCACAGTTTCTGCTGGAGGATTCTATGAAGCTCGCTTATGGAAATATGGAAGCGGCAGAAGAGATAGCAGACAAAGTACAAGCGCTGGCAGCAAGTGGGGAAGAGTTAAGTGCTAGTACTGAGGAACTGGCAGCTTCAAGCAGTAATGTGTACGATAGCACTGTTCAACTGGACGGGCTATCTCAAAGAATAAAGGAACACGTAGAAGAACAAATCAAGAACATTTCTAATACCATTGAAAGTTTCGATCAAGTTTTTTCCAAAGTTACTTCGGTACAGCAGGAAATTGATCAATTGGAAAATCTCTCCCAACATATTTCTGGCATAGTTGAAGCTATTTCAGATATTTCGGAACAAACAAACCTTTTGGCACTAAATGCCGCTATTGAGGCGGCAAGAGCTGGAGAAGCTGGAAAAGGCTTTGCAGTAGTTGCTGATGAAGTAAGAAAACTGGCAGAAAAAAGTAAGGACGCAGCTGAAGAAATCGCAACTCAGCTAAAGAACTTTTCAAATACTGTTGGCTCAGCAGTAGAATCCGTGCAAACCGTATTAGAGTTAATCACCAACATGGGCGATACCACAAGAGTTCTTTCTAACAGCCTCAACGTCATACTCTCTAGCGTGCAGGAAATTTCAAGTTCTGTGGCTGAAGTGAGTAATAACGTAAAAGAACAGGATAGAGCAACTTCCCAAGCTGCCATAACTGTTCAATCGTTAGCGGAAGACACGGCCAAAGTTGCCGAGCTTTCGGAAGCTCTGAAGAATGCCATGACACAACTGCAAAGGCACTTGCAGACTGTGTACAAACAGAATTCCACTGCGGCAACCCGGCTCAGAGATGGCATGTTAAGTTGCCTTGATTTCAAGGCTCTTACCGAGGAAGAAACCAAGCAAATGTTTGCCGAAGCCGTCCAATACCACAAAGATTGGCTAAACCAAATCCTAGACACAATAACATCTGGGAAAGTATGGACCTCCATTGTTGACCCTCATTTCTGCATATTCGGGCTATTTTATGACGTGGCCACACCGAGATCTCAATACGAAGATCTATGGCCACGCATCGGTGAAGCACATGAAAAACTACACAGCACGGCTGCTCAACTGAAAAAAGCGTACGAAGATGGGAACAAGGAAATGGCCTTGTCGCTTCGCAAACAACTTGAAAAGGAGTCCGAAGAACTTACAAGACTTCTTAATGAGGTCCTTAAGCGTTTCTAGCTAGAAGATTCTTATGCCTGAAATAAACTGGCAGCATTTGTTCTCAGATGAGGTCTTGTATCAACGTATAAAGTTTTTTCTCCTTGGGTCTGTCAAGAATATGGATGTTGCAGAAGAGCTCACACAGGAGACCATGGCAAAGGCATGGGAAAAGCGACTCACTCTAAAGAATATCGAAAAAATGGAAGCCTGGCTGTTTGCAATTGCTAGGAATGTGCTCATGGACTACTACCGTCATAAAGGCCTACTTATCGAGGAAGAAGATGAACAATGGGAAAGCAACGTTGCAGCTTGCTCATCTCAAAATCAAGAAGAATTCATGGATCTGCATGATGCTCTAGATAAGTTACCAGCGCCTCAAAAACTAGTCATCGAACTGAGGTTTTTTAAGAACTATACTGTGCAGGAAACGGCACAGATAATGGGAAAAACTCCTCAGGCGGTGAAAATGCTTCAATACAGAGCCCTAAGAGCACTTAGGGACTATGTGAAACCTTTTGATGAGTTGGAGCGTCTTAACAATGATGGAGAATATTAAGGCATTTCTACTCAACACAATCTTAGAATCCATAGAAAAACACCAGCAAATCGTATTGCCCTGGTGGTGGGTATTCTTACCCACTTCATGGAAAAAAGAATTCAGCGAGCTCCTAATAGTAGCTATTCCTCTAATAAAAACTAGCCCAGAGCAAAGTTACGGTAGAACAGTTCAATACAGCACAGGAGTACTTGGGACAATTATTGCCACAACGCTTGCATTGTTTCTCTTCACCAATACCTTCGCTCATATGACCCCACTGACCATGGTTTACAAAACAGCAGGGAACGGACAACAGCGGCTAGAAAGCACTTTCGAATCGCCCTTTGAAACTTCCGGACTTGGCTTACAGGAAGTAGTAATACCCTCAACCTTATATCAAATAAATGCACCTACAAACGAACTTCAAGCATTACTCGAGGAACTGAATGCTATCCCAGTTCCAGATTACCTTAACCATGAGGGATGGATCGTAGATCAAAAAAGGTTACTTGGGGCATTACAGTACCGCACCTTAAGTCCAGGCTGGTATTTCTCAGCGACGTCAACTTCCATAGACAGTGTTTTCAACTCGTTCTTAACAAACACTGGATTTGAGGATCCTGTTTTAGTAGTTGAAACAAAAAGGCCTTAATCTATGTATACA
The genomic region above belongs to Coprothermobacter proteolyticus DSM 5265 and contains:
- a CDS encoding acylphosphatase, which gives rise to MKAFRAIVRGYVQGVGFRYSAVRMADKIGNITGYIRNLPNGTIEVVAEGPEEELKEFLNWLHHGPSSAIVERVDVEYQPYTGQYKSFIVKF
- the folK gene encoding 2-amino-4-hydroxy-6-hydroxymethyldihydropteridine diphosphokinase, which produces MATVYVSFGSNLGDRASHIRNAIDLTSEFISWQFITPMVETAPYGKVDQPTFLNAVGKGDTGLTPEELLRALLDVEKKLGRTREIRWGPRIIDLDILTYDNLVLHSEVLTVPHPDLHNRDFLLKLLCQFFPEWSHPVLKKNACELLDDLTTRMPTSFKNENLRRVLGALGNPHEKVKTIYVTGSSGKGSVAAMVAALFNNNVGLFLSPFVCTSAEMVMIDGKQADLSSFKQQVLSVAKDLNVELTPFEVLTGAAYLAFEKAKKEWAVVETGIESQHDATNVKKHDISVVTALGMDHFDLFPDYDFYLRELLNSLSGPVISLEPLPGVDADVVVQAKYGIEDSQITLDGTQAYVTGMGTVRTRMLGLHQIWNALLAGEAYRAATGKEPEFSLLSDVVLPARIQVVRKDPLLIVDGGHNAPAFKSLVETINDLGVNPMRIILGLVKGKDHEVALSYLKRLGGQIFYYPPFSDRALTELPGIPTLPNLYEALEEPTPTLVAGSFYLAGPVLRYFNACHLG
- the folP gene encoding dihydropteroate synthase yields the protein MVRLISKDVDLRELLNQIGSDPASYGIFLDKDSHLRVWIDEVYYPAASVIKQECLSCGADAAVHKHVITGKVEKSSVLILANVRQLKCLVDKLRRMPYWGLNQIADEIKSVLEDREARTFVLTMPNGTLELRRTKVMTILNATPDSFFPGSRVDLHTGLERAVDAEENGAAFIDIGGASTRPGAAEIGEDEELRRVIPLLRQVRERVKLFISVDTYRAEVAKQALENGADLINDIYGLQFDKEMANVIADYGVPVVIMHMRGTPATMQEYASYDDLMKELHTYFVERVEYALSKGIKENQIILDPGIGFAKLPEHNLEVLRRIEELFTLGFPVLVGHSRKSTMGKILGGVPAEERLFGTVAWTSYLTWKGVHIVRVHDTKPNVDAVKAVEAIREGI
- the dut gene encoding dUTP diphosphatase; protein product: MHDKNMKELAYFGEQLVKATRQSAGFDVPLAQEEYIPARGIVVASTGLRVALPEGSFGLVVPRSSTPIRWGITLANSPGIIDEDYRGEIKLILLNLKDEDVKIPKGTKIAQLIVLPFMNLEPTPFQGTLEEFEQSSERGTRGLGSSGV
- a CDS encoding methyl-accepting chemotaxis protein gives rise to the protein MNGNLMILVSLLVGLAFGLLLGFLIWKQRVPKDISTYFNYLGNLDLTLHKPVTTTFWSRFLDSLDKLVQKIRLFVRDTFFAFRDATSNVHQAQFLLEDSMKLAYGNMEAAEEIADKVQALAASGEELSASTEELAASSSNVYDSTVQLDGLSQRIKEHVEEQIKNISNTIESFDQVFSKVTSVQQEIDQLENLSQHISGIVEAISDISEQTNLLALNAAIEAARAGEAGKGFAVVADEVRKLAEKSKDAAEEIATQLKNFSNTVGSAVESVQTVLELITNMGDTTRVLSNSLNVILSSVQEISSSVAEVSNNVKEQDRATSQAAITVQSLAEDTAKVAELSEALKNAMTQLQRHLQTVYKQNSTAATRLRDGMLSCLDFKALTEEETKQMFAEAVQYHKDWLNQILDTITSGKVWTSIVDPHFCIFGLFYDVATPRSQYEDLWPRIGEAHEKLHSTAAQLKKAYEDGNKEMALSLRKQLEKESEELTRLLNEVLKRF
- a CDS encoding tetratricopeptide repeat protein, with translation MVINFLGRILDFFGFKRKAMALFSWDPGNDYTSFWGAIYLVLNNRSDLAMEILEKKVQRNNYYRCKRLLATLYLRENPKKAEALYQRPSNMWEEIYLGDIRYYFLNDVGGALDAWQSAFEKVDWNTAREWDNPARNLLKRLYMVTKDAEFLEKWAELDVDNFRQSQMADYIKLLYKKGEKERAQETLNVCMYLYREDPILTRVAEELNLEVPYYKKKKPQVENAVRKPLNAGLLKEDTDPETLIKAIHELHPDAIITLASSVLTIMQGTLLWAGTFKPCWLARTLGPFTEHAKGPLIHFYTYPIVADWKLQAYLELSGTIPVLFGTLIAAIGKLFGQSGWFYRVIGPVAKAVDSDKIAPYDSCLVPGPLNAKVFTSQLCSQNIPFAIVDVNSVFGAEVVECCKGLDKRWIEGALSDNPAGNDESMTPVVLLWQKDHVEELEHESF
- the alr gene encoding alanine racemase, coding for MWNKWAEVSRMNLKNNVELIRQKLPDLEPIAVVKDDAYGHDAAVVVPELLKNGITKFAVVYAKDALMLSEFGAEWILVLDDPPLSNMCSEYEKRGIRFCITDSKWLSDGLLELPIKFHLFVDVGMHREGVPWYETNTIREICKVVGNRLEGICSHLSNGLSDSQALATEEERFREVLSIAPEGLMVHLSNSASLYNAKFPYATHFRPGISLYGYGYPGLKPVLSLKARVIHEHILEPGEGLSYGWTWRATEPTHVVTVPVGYGDGYNRKLSNKAIAGSKAGNLQQIGTVTMDFTMFEAPKNVTVGDEIVLMGEWEGGHFWADEMAQLVGTIPYEVLTSINPRVPRVLV
- the xth gene encoding exodeoxyribonuclease III, with amino-acid sequence MKVATFNVNGIRARLDSISELMQMEAPDVLCLQEIKCENDLFPYDFFKDYQCYVNGQKAYNGVSICSRKEGVPVVVLEEVESRTLGLVLGDTLIVNVYAPHGDLRGSPRFFQKIQWYKAFSKRMEELLRRYPKVLIVGDFNIALKDNDVWDPILLKDTVGTFPEEREALKALLSVGFVDVFRAIYPEKVQFTWWDYRQGRMWKNQGMRIDYVFSSETLMPSIEDVYVVEEIRKRRNPKPSDHAPVVCVVK
- a CDS encoding HD domain-containing phosphohydrolase — translated: MQHTFKKICVLLVFLLLLPLQAKADIVFSVHANNPPFVYVEGKELKGFAVDLAKEIGKVLNEKVDFLPTSYQSEAIEAVKDGRADAVLVMGFYEGAGNSLVPTDPYFYPYYVMAVRKGSNLKLDDLKQKSVAVVGGSALESYLISNGFKNVVSLASHEEVLEALESGQVDGAFMVEQSYGYLTEKLEISDTILLPEKVQLAQYAIGVSEKNSILRVRLNDAIRQLQVSGVYDQLVERWLGKNELSPAFVNTLVRNIAIGAAIGAIVVALVFYWVLKMLRSNRRELAAAYEQLAAENQQLLASYEEILNANKELEDMRAKEKSLLGLMGQLRPDVEDESFYSYLLELALSLVPEAQAGSILVRDDDGYVRFRAIRGYSSLLSTLDLRPEWVYRPQGVEVVRELRDSAMPPEIAAVFSSARPSPIVVSLAAPLIVNKQWYGSVFVDSFEEVDFNEQSIELFESLTSLASAFTALKVHERTANRFLKEIILILVKALEYRDPYTAGHSERVAKIASDFASFIGYTGSTSEDIYWAGILHDIGKVGIPDFVLKKPGSLTPEEYAEMKKHPVFSEEILEGSETLRKYAKWVESHHERWDGKGYPKGLMGEEIPLEGRILSLADSFDAMSTDRPYRKGKNIQESIEEILRCSGTQFDPYLATQFTHFLKRYFL